Below is a genomic region from Salvelinus sp. IW2-2015 linkage group LG18, ASM291031v2, whole genome shotgun sequence.
gcttcctgcccgaatgcatagtgccaactgtaaagtttggtagatgaggaataatggttaaggccccttagttccagtgaaggggaatcttaacacttacttactgactttattgtccccatggggaaattttatTGCAGAGCCATGTACATGTTTAAAGTggtgtttaaatacaaaacaaaattgacaatacaactttcataaaaGTTACATGCCagtaaaacattattattattattattttttttttattttttttaaatactagcctgctggccttactgagtcgataggaacattagcctgagctatttaggagggatatcacacctggcacaaattattgtgtagttgtgtttttcctgctgaggggtgccctatacctgcgcccagaggggagtagttcaaagtccgggtggcttgggtctaattaaaaacacaaaagaacgCCACACCAAACGCGACGCCACACCAAACACCACGCCACGCCACACCAAACGCCACGCCACACCAAACGCCACGCCACACCAAGCCACACCAAACGCCACGCCACACCAAACGCCACGCCACACCAAACGCCACGCCACGCCACACCAAACGCCACGCCAAACGCCACACCAAACGCCACACCAAACCAAACGCCACGCCACACCAAACGCCACGCCACACCAAACGTCACACACTGCAGGATGCAACAGAGCCGCGTCCCCTGTCAtcataacactacagcatacaatgacattctagacaattctgtggttccaactttgtggcaacagtttggggccctttcctgtttcagcatgacaatgcccacatgcacaaagccgaggtccatacagaaatgctttgtcgagatcggcgtggaagaacttgactggcctgcacagagccctgacttcaacccgatcgaacacctttgggatcaattgaaacgccaactgcgagccaggcctaatcacccaacatcagtgcctgacctcactaatgctcttgtggctgaatggaagcaagtccccgcagcaatgttccaacatctagtggaaagccttcccagaagagtggaggctgttatagcagcaacggggggaccaactccatattaatggccatgactttggaatgagatgttcaacgaggtgtccacatactttctgtcatgtagtgtatctatgggtaacagggttgacgtgttaggCTCGATGTTCTCAGTTTTCTACCACAAAACACYAGAAAATGGCCAGAAAAAGTAGAGCCATCTCAACTGCTAttaaatgttcaatgtttcttaaaAAAGGAATAGTGTTAACATATTAACACAAGAGTTGAGTTCACGTTACAGGGTTAACCCTGAGGGACAAattaagagtttatttccaaaatgctatatatatccataacagaaatgttggtaaattagcttttactGTTTGAAGAACTTATGAATGAGACTAGTGGAAAAACACaccatctaatcatggcatggggttgttcaatgacagacatgtatttgtttataatctgtcacttgatggtttcatttcagagacaaataatcatgttttttgcaaaacgctatatatctgcctcactctcagagaaatcagtagtactgctaggttttacacagtaataatatatatctgcctcactctcagagaaatcagtagtactgctaggttttacacagtaataatatatatccgcctcactctcagagaaatcagtagtactgNtatctgcctcactctcagagaaatcagtagtactgctaggttttacacagtaataatatatatccgcctcactctcagagaaatcagtagtactgttaggttttacacagtcaaatgtaattttaaaaaactattttttttttcataaaaaaaataattcaatgcagtaatatgagatctatatgtaaaacatttgacattttagttatttagcagatgctcttattcagagcgattGACAGTTAGTCAATTTATCTTAAGatatctaggtgagacaaccacctatcacagtcaaatacagaatacgaacatttcattccagctaaataatggatttataccGTATGGCAAAACTTTTTTTATCTATTAATTAAACAACTTAGAACAGTAATATTGTAGACACAGGAAGGCTCCCATAAGCAACcatttctgatgaaacaaaaacacaaaatgtgaaaaattggtggatatagcWTTTTGGAAATAAACCCTTCAAATGTAAATTTaattaatcacattaaataagatCTTTCCCTAAGTAGCAAATGAACTAGGACTGATGGTGAAAACTTTTGGGGAAGAtcttggggttaagtgggttaaaatcKTCCTAGAAGTTGGACAAACATTACTTGCGACATGCCAAAATTTGAATTTTCAATTAAAACACAATTTATTTGAATGAGAAAACACTGCTATTGGCATTGTTTACCGTGGTTTATGTACACACAATGTCTGAAGGACATAAAAGGCACTCTATTGGTGGAACAACCCAGATATGTCCCTATGGGTGGAACATGAAGCTGATGACATTGAAAGAGAGGCGAGAGACRCAGATACCGGTGAGACGCAGGTGAACATACCATCAAGACTAAAACACTATCTCCTGTGACATGTACTATGATTTTCTAGAATAATGTGAACAGAAAACACTTTAACTTTACATGTAACGGTCTGTGGACAGTCAGACATTACTGTTCTTCTAGTATACAGTTCATAGAAATTCAAAATTGCACTGCTATCCTCCAAACTATTTTTAAAGATAGCAACAACGTTGCTTCGTTTTCATTGGGTGTgtagcctatgtgtgtgtgtgtgtgtgtgtgtgtgtgtgtgtgtgtagttgtgcttCTAGAAGTGTGTACATTTATGTCAATGCATGTGAGTATGTCTGTGGTCTATTTTTTGGGTGGGGGCACCTCCTTGCCCTTGTTGCTGAGTTTACTCATGACCTGTGTGATGTCCACAGGRCCACTGGTGGCCATCCtggctctctcctccttctcctgctgGCGGACGATGATGGGACTGATGCTGGGACGACGCTTCCTCGCATTGGCCTCCAACTGGGACACACTGGAGAAGGGAGGTGGCGGAGAAAGAGTTATTAACGTCCGTACAGCTACAAAGTCTTTCCATCTCTGCATTGAGGGAGATAGGCATGACAGTCCAGACAATATGTCCACTGTRCTGACACACAGCACTGACCTGAACCTGTGTTGATCAGGACCGATGGCCCTCTTCTGAGTGTCCTTAAACACTGGAGACTTCAGGTACCGCCCATAAGAGTCCTACATAAAAACACTTAGATACCTCCTGTACGTGTATTGACAGTTTTACTCCAAAATAAGTTAGTCAGGAATGTTACatcatggcagccattttgtgtatGATTTTCCAGTTACAGCAGACAGAGGGCCTGTAGTATTAGTGTGGTGAAACTGACCTTCTTCATCAGCATGAAGATGTGTGTCTGAGCTGCATCCAGTACGTATCTGTGAGGGTGTTTCAGCCCTTTGACCGTCACTTCCATAGTCTTCCCGTCAATGTTGATCCACCGGGGGGCGCCACGCGCCAAGAAAGTCCTGACCAGAGACAtggtgagtgagagtgtgtgagtgagagtgtgtgagtgagtgagtgactgagtgagtgagtgagtgagtgagtgagtgagtgagtgagtgagtgagtgtgtcttACTTGTAGACCTGCTGGGCCTTCTCGTTCATGGTAGCAGCCGTTCCCCACTTCAGATCCTCACATGCCTCCCAGAATGCCAGGTTctcacctgtcaatcaatcagtcaaccaATCAAGCTTGACTTTTATAATATCAACCCCTAATAGAACAAGTAGATGCACCTTCAGAAGAGCCAGATGGTTGGGTGTCAAAGGGACTGGTACGTGACTGACTAGAATTCACTATTAGGTgtttatataatgtttttttaatcaggTTAGTATCGTTGAGatgaaaatctatttttcaagagaccTGGACCAACATATAATACCATTGCTGTAATGTTTCCCCAATGTTGTCATAACGTTGTATCAACATACCGCTGAACTCCTTCTTGAGGAAGAGTCTGAAGTCATCTCTGCCTCGAGGGTCAGAGAGCAGCTCCCCGAAACTGAACGTCCACCTCTCCACACGCATCTTAGTAGGAATAtccacactgacagacagacacatgaatGTCCACGTATTGATACTGTACAAGTTCAAATGATACGTTCTATAACAACAGGTAGGACAGGAAGARTAAGTTGAACAGTTGGGGATCAGACTCACTTGGCCATGTTGAGCAACCAGTAGGTGACATCATCGGTGACCCAGGGGTTGCTAGGGAGACAGGGGGCTAGGAAAGGGTCGTGCTTATTACAGGTGATGGAGTATTTCACCagactggagaagagagagaacacgcacacacaaacaactacTACCATGTTGGAGAATTATGCTTTTTAGCACYTAGTCATACAAATGTTTTCACCATTTATTACGACACAGTGCCTAGTATGTGAGTTCAGCTTTTAACCCTGRGTGTGTCAAACGTGACGAAATGTAAACTAGACGTACGCTCCGATAGAGACAGACGACTTGACCCTCGGCCTCATGATGGACTGCTGGGTAAAAATCATCTACAGGAAACAGGAAAAGGAAGTGGTCATCAACACAGACAAAAAGGAAGGAGAAACTGGTCATATGTAAATGAGCTAATTATGTTAGGATATAAAATGTTGTTACTAACAATTCTTCTGAAGAAGTCTGAAGTTTCTTTCtggaaaataaaacaatgatttgGTTATTTAAAGCAGAATGGCCAGCTACAGTCAACTTTGTTCCGTTAGACATAAAATAATAATGTGGTATTTATCACTACACttaatggtttgtgtgtgtgtgtgtgtgtgtttgtgagtgagtgtgtgcagaCGGAAGTACTCTTCAAAGTTGACACAGTAAAAGAGAAGAGAAcctgcagagagaaaagagaagggggaTATCCTGTCAATTCAAATAGAAATCAAATGAAAGGTGCAATCTGCAATATCTTCAGTTGAAGTATGAGATTGGATTTGGCTAACAGAGTGGACAGGTGTGGTGTGATTGCTTGACAGAGAGTCCAGATGTAATGTGGGGGCAAGTAGAAGGGTGTGTACCTGTATCTAATGTCAGATTACCACAGTTGAAATCCTCTTATCAAATATAAGCAGCTTGAATAGAGCCGTGCTAGGTCACAATGACAAACCTGTAGTTACAATACACCCTCAGCATAAGCAGGCTAATCTACACACAYATGGGACTGACCTGTTACCTCCTCTGCGTTGGGGTCTACCATGCGTTCTAGTCCGTAGTCCATTGCACTGACAGTCCCTGGctacagacagccagacagagacagaaaaagtGTAATGTGCACGGTATGATAATATGATTTGAGAGCATGGTGTGTTGTTCTGTTGATTGGTATAAGACTGAAAAATGAGCTAGGCCCCCTACCCCTGCGCMCCTAATGAGAATATCCAGCATGCATCATTCTCTACCCATGATTCCTCATTAGCAGGCTGTCTGTCTAGACAGAGGTAAAGGCCAAAACTCCTACCTGCAGAGACACACATCATCTCACCCAAAGATatattcacctgtcagcaggaCAGTGCCTGATAATAGATCTGATCATATTTACTGTCTGATAAATTCACTTTGAAGACAGGATTAACCATTTACTGCAGTGGGTTAAATCAGggccacacagagtgtttcttggtagtcttaaacaaatctactttgaaacaaaagtatacacctcaaacacatggttatgggtttaAAGAAAGAAAAGTATGATATAGGTACagtgacacgttttttttaacatgacttaaaaaacgtaatcctatgcaacattaaccaattaaaaacagttctgtagcgatGAGGTTTgtacagtaagctataggcccaatacattatcactgcatattggctacgcttgaattgccctgccattgttcttctcagaccattttgaaattatatttcaaaCTTTTAGGTATATGAAAggagaaaggggatacctagtaatttgcacaactgaatgcattcaaccaatagctcatttgttgtattactagTGAGGCaaagctgagtgagcataataataatatatatttttttttttactgggctgatggccTGCatttgatggtcagtctgaggggagggagcagcagtgaggctcctctctccctccatctgctgAGAAagggggacacagtcttccagctgatagtGAAACttaagtcgcactgcattatttctgcaccaattcatgttgttactcctatgaccagagaaaggtAAATATTCCCTCGATATAAATGAAAAgacacaagccgctaataatRMCAACGCAAGCTTATCGGAACACTTTGCTRTACTCATTCACcacagtgctggttgtagcgtgagtggaagtagggagaatggattaaaagtgttcaacaaagtgttgacagtgctcaATAAGAACTtaatgtgagatttcaaaacttttaaaagcATGATTAGAGAGAGACTGAATGAATACGGCAAAAGCTGCTTTTTTTAcgagtaagttcatgtttaagttcttattcattcagtctctctctaatcagggttttaaaagttttgaaatctcacagttttaaaagttttgaaatctcacatgaTCAACTTTGCTGTACATTCACAGTTtattttttacagtctatggagcgaggaaactgtgcagacacggtSatctgagctatctgattggtcaGCGATAGGCCTATAAGTGCACTTGATTTGTTCTCGGGGCCTGCCAGGTAGGCTACCTTCAGACACAcgcgctagggctgctgaatcaaatGCACCTAtcaccaataaaaataaatattgttgggttttttacagaaatgtttggtcatcgactaggaatgccttggagatcgtcCAGTCGATTGCAATTGACCAGTTGGAGACCACATACAgtttgatgtagtgtgtgtgcgtgtgtgtgtgtgtgtgtgtgtgtgtgtctcaccggaGGTCTATGTACAACCCAGTAGGCTCTCTCCTGGCAGTCAAATACTGCACGATCAggcttcttcctctcctttcccgccctacacacacacacacacacacacacctgttagtTAACTCACACAGCTGTGAGTTAGAGGCCTGATAAACAATCTATGTTCCCATGTAAACAGTCTGTGGATGAATGGATGTTAGTGTAGTCTGTTTCTGCCAGACTAACCTGTACTGTTCTTTAGCCTGCATCACAATGAAGTCCCACTTATGGTTCATCCACTTGTGAAGACCGTTATACTGCTCCTGAAGAGAAAACACAGATGTGTGTTACCACTTAGGACagaatgtcgtgtgtgtgtgtgtgtgtggtgtgtgtgtgtgtgtggtgtgtgtgtgtgtgtgtgtgtgtgtgtgtgtgtgggtgtgtgtgtgtgtgtgtgtgtgagaatgccTCTCACCTGTTCATGCATCTCTAGAACTCCTTTTGCGGATGTTTCTCTTGGCCAGTAGATTGCTGAAAAATAAAcatgattttattatttttttattttttttacttattcaTGTGTTGCACGTTGCGCCACATATTGTTTTGAACATTCCTTTTAGGACTGAGCATTCTACTCGATGCATCGTCATTGACGCGCTGATAAGATTTATTCCAAAGTGCAGTACTGTGGCTTGAAAACACGATGGCATTTCTAAAGAAGGCGAATAATTCGTAGGAAAACCTTGTCATCATTTCGATGTCTCCAGATTGACTTTAGTTgcagtataacgttagctagctagctaagattgaggggagacttccagattttagctagctaacatttgcaCTGCTAGCAATTTTTTATTActtttgctagctaatgacaatattgccatctgtctaaagtaaattcGACAACATGATGATTGKTTCCTACTAAATATGTGCCTACTTTACCAACGTCATCGTATTCCCAAACCCCTATAGTGTAATTTGGACAAAACAGTCATTAGCCCTGGTTTAGAGTCATTAGCTCCCGTTCTACTTTTGAGCATCAATATGGCTGCTCCATCTGTAGAACATCGATTAAAAATGGCAACGACGCGACCGAGTGATGGAGGTGCAACACACGAATATGTCCACAATGTAGGTGACCTAACAATAAAGAaagctttaaagctgcaatatgtaactttttgggcgacccgaccaaattcacattgaaatgttagttatagatctgtaattctcattgaaagaaagtctaagaagcggtagatctgttctatgtgtgctactTCTATGCTTCAAATTTAGTTTTttgcatattttattttcagttttgtacaccagcttcaaacagctgaaaatacaatgttttttgttatgggaaatatatttcactgcggtttagatggcacaatgattctctacactaWACTTACtgg
It encodes:
- the LOC111977339 gene encoding regulator of G-protein signaling 9 isoform X1, encoding MTIRNVRDHGQRFRPRMACLKKVEAVMLEMQDPKTGVKSQPQKLVITTIPHAITGEDVVTWLANRYTIEAEEAWALGTMLVAFGYIYPLQDHKRLVIKPDTALYRFQTPYFWPAQQWPVEDTDYAIYWPRETSAKGVLEMHEQEQYNGLHKWMNHKWDFIVMQAKEQYRAGKERKKPDRAVFDCQERAYWVVHRPPPGTVSAMDYGLERMVDPNAEEKETSDFFRRIMIFTQQSIMRPRVKSSVSIGALVKYSITCNKHDPFLAPCLPSNPWVTDDVTYWLLNMANVDIPTKMRVERWTFSFGELLSDPRGRDDFRLFLKKEFSGENLAFWEACEDLKWGTAATMNEKAQQVYKTFLARGAPRWINIDGKTMEVTVKGLKHPHRYVLDAAQTHIFMLMKKDSYGRYLKSPVFKDTQKRAIGPDQHRFSVSQLEANARKRRPSISPIIVRQQEKEERARMATSGPVDITQLCRFTAPVPHLAVYSGPPSTSPASPPFPFRLPHTPACPSPISVTIDSTPASERRWEEGRGGGLEGGEAGPEGWGTAVSSRSRMALSLGRLLRRGCTSSTVFASLSPKCPAPAGTSSRVQPISTEQPSQAPPRRIANFFQIKVDIPPECRIYPIDSEDEEESGGASRRGGGGGQVKEIICPWESVTPHEGAG
- the LOC111977339 gene encoding regulator of G-protein signaling 9 isoform X2, producing MTIRNVRDHGQRFRPRMACLKKVEAVMLEMQDPKTGVKSQPQKLVITTIPHAITGEDVVTWLANRYTIEAEEAWALGTMLVAFGYIYPLQDHKRLVIKPDTALYRFQTPYFWPAQQWPVEDTDYAIYWPRETSAKGVLEMHEQEQYNGLHKWMNHKWDFIVMQAKEQYRAGKERKKPDRAVFDCQERAYWVVHRPPPGTVSAMDYGLERMVDPNAEEKETSDFFRRIMIFTQQSIMRPRVKSSVSIGALVKYSITCNKHDPFLAPCLPSNPWVTDDVTYWLLNMANVDIPTKMRVERWTFSFGELLSDPRGRDDFRLFLKKEFSGENLAFWEACEDLKWGTAATMNEKAQQVYKTFLARGAPRWINIDGKTMEVTVKGLKHPHRYVLDAAQTHIFMLMKKDSYGRYLKSPVFKDTQKRAIGPDQHRFSVSQLEANARKRRPSISPIIVRQQEKEERARMATSGPVDITQVMSKLSNKGKEVPPPKK